A window of the Dongshaea marina genome harbors these coding sequences:
- a CDS encoding LysR family transcriptional regulator, with translation MSRSPLTLEALLVLDVIDRKQSFAAAAQALFKVPSAVSYTVNKLEQDLGVELYDRKGRRAELTAAGRLLLEQGRQILRASDLLTSQLRQFASGWEPELTIALDGVCDSRWIYPLIDEFNALQTQTEIHLISEVLGGSWESVRDGRATLAIGAGGEVIPGVDKYPMGKIPFVFAVAADHPLSRESAPLGPEQLREYPMVVVSDSSQSLPARSSGLLDGQPRLYVPSMSEKIRAQCQGVGVGFLPHHLIKFELERGDLVLREVADPKLPQTHYLIWPQGGAGKALQWFIERLKQKRWEQLLAISG, from the coding sequence ATGAGTCGCTCACCCTTGACCCTGGAAGCCCTGTTAGTGCTGGATGTGATCGACCGTAAACAGAGTTTTGCTGCCGCAGCCCAGGCCCTGTTTAAGGTTCCTTCTGCTGTCTCCTACACAGTAAATAAGCTGGAGCAGGATCTCGGGGTTGAACTTTATGATCGCAAGGGACGACGCGCCGAGCTCACCGCTGCGGGGCGCTTACTGCTGGAGCAGGGACGGCAGATCCTGCGAGCCTCGGATCTGCTGACCTCTCAGCTACGCCAGTTTGCCAGCGGTTGGGAGCCCGAATTAACTATTGCCCTGGATGGAGTGTGTGACAGTCGCTGGATCTATCCTCTGATCGATGAGTTCAATGCACTACAAACTCAAACCGAGATCCACCTCATTAGTGAGGTATTGGGAGGAAGCTGGGAGTCGGTGCGCGATGGGCGTGCGACTCTGGCAATCGGTGCCGGAGGAGAGGTGATCCCCGGGGTTGATAAATACCCGATGGGTAAGATCCCCTTTGTATTCGCGGTTGCGGCAGATCATCCCCTGAGTCGTGAATCGGCTCCCCTGGGGCCGGAGCAGCTCAGAGAGTACCCCATGGTTGTGGTCAGCGACAGTTCCCAGAGCTTGCCTGCCCGCTCCTCAGGATTACTGGATGGTCAGCCTCGTCTCTATGTTCCCAGCATGAGTGAAAAAATTCGAGCCCAGTGCCAGGGTGTCGGAGTTGGTTTTCTTCCCCATCACCTGATTAAATTCGAGCTTGAGCGTGGTGACTTGGTGCTTCGTGAGGTGGCAGATCCGAAACTACCCCAGACTCACTATCTGATCTGGCCCCAGGGAGGAGCGGGTAAGGCCCTGCAGTGGTTTATTGAACGTCTTAAGCAAAAGCGTTGGGAGCAGTTACTGGCTATTTCTGGCTAA
- a CDS encoding bifunctional diguanylate cyclase/phosphodiesterase: protein MTLYKQILITMLVLFALLFAVAYTVQFQSTRSYLAEQQQMTVNNTSTSLGLALTPYLENGDKLGAESVINAVFDGGYYRLIQLDLLANNQTLERTNTLDIQNVPGWFIHLGLFKPMEQESILTSGWLQLGRLKVVGHPGQAYYELWKGMSQLLIWFVIAFVIIALILMKALKHLLRPLEQIREQASAIEHHHFGPPIPLPKTFELQSVVRAMNSMSKQLEAQFEEQANEAEKLREQAFRDSVSGLGNRAYFNGQLQAWIAEEGQGGVMLMDVDILEDLYRQEGFLARDQMVSSIAEVLNTHLATMEGKAIARISATEFAVMLPGLSSREMRENAQSISDAIAELVVNPVGENTQVSVCGIAMRSDQENLSTLLSNADRALQQARTEGKAVVVSRDDKAQMGRTEWKQLVQDAIAQDQFRFNIQPALQMNSTDPIHSELLTYIAANEQQFSAGQFMPAVEQFRIGGEFDRRVLELIIPELLKDTELNLAVNLSRTALGSDLFCSWLQKELDTHKSLAQRLSFELPESAIIHSAEHAKNLVELVRAQGFSWGVDQFGRNFHSLGYLGVLRPNYVKIDHSYTNSLLENRNDTAFLTAVCKTAHKVGALTIATRVENDEVVAMLEGLEVDGYQGFIQPPVPFELSTKE from the coding sequence ATGACGCTCTACAAACAGATATTGATCACTATGCTGGTGTTATTTGCACTGCTGTTTGCGGTGGCTTATACCGTCCAGTTTCAAAGTACCCGATCCTATCTGGCTGAGCAGCAGCAGATGACGGTCAACAATACTTCCACCTCCCTGGGACTTGCCTTGACTCCCTATTTGGAAAATGGTGACAAGCTAGGCGCCGAGTCGGTGATCAATGCCGTTTTCGATGGGGGCTACTATCGACTGATCCAGCTGGATCTTCTGGCAAATAACCAGACGCTGGAGCGTACCAATACCCTGGATATCCAGAATGTTCCGGGATGGTTTATCCATTTGGGCCTGTTTAAGCCGATGGAGCAGGAGTCGATCCTCACCAGCGGCTGGCTACAGCTCGGACGCCTCAAGGTGGTCGGCCATCCCGGCCAGGCCTACTATGAGTTGTGGAAGGGGATGAGTCAGCTGTTGATCTGGTTTGTGATCGCCTTTGTGATTATCGCTTTGATTTTGATGAAGGCGCTGAAACATCTGTTGCGGCCTCTTGAGCAGATCCGCGAGCAGGCCTCAGCCATTGAGCATCATCACTTCGGACCACCGATTCCACTGCCAAAGACCTTTGAGCTGCAGTCTGTGGTACGGGCGATGAACTCTATGTCCAAGCAACTCGAAGCCCAGTTTGAAGAACAGGCGAATGAGGCTGAAAAACTGCGCGAGCAGGCGTTCCGCGATTCAGTGTCCGGCCTTGGCAACCGGGCCTACTTCAACGGTCAGTTGCAGGCCTGGATCGCCGAAGAGGGGCAGGGCGGTGTGATGCTAATGGATGTGGATATTCTCGAAGATCTATATCGCCAGGAAGGGTTCCTGGCCCGCGATCAGATGGTCTCCTCCATTGCTGAAGTGCTTAATACCCACCTGGCAACCATGGAAGGTAAGGCTATCGCCAGGATCTCCGCCACCGAATTTGCGGTGATGCTGCCGGGCTTAAGTAGCCGTGAGATGCGCGAGAATGCCCAGAGTATTAGTGATGCGATCGCAGAGCTGGTGGTTAATCCGGTGGGCGAAAACACCCAGGTTTCTGTGTGCGGTATCGCGATGCGCTCCGATCAGGAGAACCTGTCAACCCTGCTGTCTAATGCAGACCGGGCACTCCAGCAGGCCCGCACCGAGGGCAAGGCGGTTGTGGTGAGCCGCGACGACAAGGCGCAGATGGGCCGGACCGAGTGGAAGCAACTGGTCCAGGATGCCATCGCCCAGGATCAGTTCCGCTTTAATATTCAGCCGGCCTTGCAGATGAACAGTACCGATCCGATTCACTCTGAGCTTCTGACCTATATCGCGGCCAACGAGCAGCAGTTTAGCGCAGGGCAGTTCATGCCTGCGGTTGAGCAGTTCAGAATCGGTGGTGAGTTCGATCGCCGGGTGCTGGAGTTGATTATCCCTGAGCTCCTCAAAGATACCGAGCTGAATCTGGCGGTGAATCTATCTCGTACCGCCCTTGGAAGCGATCTTTTCTGTAGCTGGCTGCAAAAAGAGCTCGACACCCATAAGTCATTGGCACAGCGGCTTAGCTTTGAGCTGCCGGAGTCTGCGATTATCCATAGCGCGGAGCACGCTAAGAATCTGGTTGAACTGGTTCGTGCCCAGGGCTTTAGCTGGGGAGTCGATCAATTTGGACGAAACTTCCACTCCTTGGGGTATCTCGGGGTGCTTCGACCCAACTATGTGAAGATCGATCACAGTTATACCAACTCTCTGTTGGAAAATCGAAACGACACCGCTTTCCTGACCGCCGTGTGTAAAACGGCCCATAAGGTCGGAGCATTGACCATCGCCACCCGGGTTGAGAACGATGAAGTGGTAGCCATGCTTGAGGGGCTTGAGGTGGATGGTTACCAGGGCTTTATTCAGCCACCGGTGCCTTTTGAGTTGTCAACCAAGGAATAA
- a CDS encoding transglutaminase-like cysteine peptidase — translation MTWLRGLAYKTVLLSLSCTVLLLWPLYLSGEYQLNKQEMAQYKKAKSFYGERAGKRYRAWRRLIAEGKQKKWDEKTALKKVNRFFNWMQFSNDPVVWGAKDYWATPLEFLGAGAGDCEDYSIAKYMSLRELGVPDKKMRLVYVKALSLNQFHMVTAYYPTPTSVPLILDNIDGEIKPATKRKDLAPIYSFNGSYLWLMKAKGKGQLAGSASRLKRWTDLKKRFSSKSLRKPRVNMDG, via the coding sequence ATGACCTGGCTCCGCGGGTTAGCTTACAAGACCGTACTGCTCAGTTTGAGTTGTACGGTCTTGTTGCTTTGGCCCCTTTACCTGAGCGGAGAATATCAGCTCAATAAACAGGAGATGGCACAGTATAAAAAAGCCAAGAGTTTTTACGGTGAGCGGGCAGGTAAGCGTTACCGGGCATGGCGGCGACTGATTGCTGAAGGTAAACAGAAAAAATGGGATGAAAAGACCGCCCTCAAGAAGGTCAATCGCTTCTTCAACTGGATGCAGTTTTCAAATGATCCCGTGGTGTGGGGGGCGAAGGATTACTGGGCAACCCCCCTGGAGTTCTTAGGGGCGGGCGCCGGAGATTGTGAGGATTACAGTATCGCCAAGTATATGTCGCTGCGCGAGCTGGGGGTGCCGGATAAAAAAATGCGGCTGGTTTATGTTAAGGCGCTCTCATTAAATCAGTTCCATATGGTTACTGCTTACTATCCGACGCCAACTTCGGTACCCTTGATCCTGGATAACATTGATGGCGAGATCAAGCCTGCGACCAAGCGAAAAGATTTGGCGCCTATCTACAGTTTTAACGGTTCCTATCTGTGGTTGATGAAGGCCAAAGGTAAGGGGCAGCTTGCAGGCTCTGCATCTCGCCTCAAGCGATGGACAGATCTTAAAAAACGGTTTAGCAGTAAGTCTCTGCGCAAACCCAGAGTAAACATGGATGGCTAG